A region of the Anolis carolinensis isolate JA03-04 chromosome 1, rAnoCar3.1.pri, whole genome shotgun sequence genome:
gatatctagagatttccatgtacctgtaaatctgtacctatatgtatacattaattttatatatgaattttcccctcacaagTTTGCAAGTATCTGCAAGtcttatatagatataattatttttatatatagatgtctagatagatagatattaatatagatatatagggctgccaaatacacatacacacacacacacagatgactAGATAGATATAATGATAAatggggcttgcaaatattgcaggagggaaatgcagatatataaagagaggatttgcaaatgtttcaggggaaaatgcaaatgtgaaattagtatatataattatagatctatatctagctctgcattgtttatgtagctattgaatgtttgcctgttactatgttggaagccagcctgagtccacatggagagatggatagagcgggatacaaaggaagttgatgatgatgatgattattattattataaagttattgttgataccatattgttttgttgaccctacctttcctcttatagagttagtttactgtttttctttgaaatacagtaaatattcaaaaacatttaacccactgaggccttaatgtaattttattagtatctatttttattttgcaatttaccagtagctgctgcatttcccatcctcggcttatactcaaatcaatgttttcccagttttttgtggtaaaattaggtgcctcggcttatattcggatcggcttatacttgagtatatacggtatgtattttataatttaaaaTCCCAATATAATTAGAAGTATCTGTCTGTTATGCTATACAAATCCACATGTTAATAACAGAGTAGTAATAGTATATAGCAGTGATCACAGAGTCTCCAAATGTGAAAGCAAAAGAAAGGCTGTAATGAACTTTTGGATCCAATCTAACAACTACTATGGGTACCTTCCTAAGAAGTACCTCATCGTTTTGCAAATTTCTTCGCTTGATTTATGAATTTAATTTTTACAAGACTTGATAGTTACTCAAGATTAATACACTATCAAATGTAACGAGCACCTCAAAGCATTTGCTgtcgaatgtaatgcacagcagcaaaagTGCACTCTTTATAATTTGCCCATTACAgtggctgcctgcttagaattcctcctttaaaaataattgtgttggaacaccaaagcttccatcaatggaaaagaaaaccttgggttgcatctatgctgtagaatgaatccactttaactgccatgactcaagttgtttgacaaggccttgagccttctctgccaaagaatgctgatacaAATCACAGGAtggcacagcattgagccatggtcatTAAATTACAAATGATGTCCaccaaataggagctccaggtgctcctgaagcagattCCCCTTCTGCTTTGGCTCAGCATTAGGATTACCATAAGATATAAATCTACTGTGCACTCTAATTTTTGCAAGGTAATTTAGCTTAAAaatgtgagcattagatttgagcccgggctgtggcgcaggctgttgagcagccagcagcCAGCTGAAACAAATCACTCTgagcaagaggtcatgagttcgaggccagctcggagcccgtgtttgtctttgtctttgttctatgttaaggcattgaatgtttgccttatatgtgtaatgtgatccgctttgagtccccttcggggtgagaagggtggaatataaatactttaaataaataaataataaatacatttgagTAAATATTTACAATGGCATTCTCAACATTCTGTGCAAGTTTGGCACCAAATGTgtggattttctttttaaaaattgctggtTTTAGTCCAATTTGTTTGGAATCAAAATTTAATATTTGTTGATGTTATCTCAAAAACCTTTATTCATTCTTATCATGAGAAAAATCAACTGGGCAATAATGCATAAATGTCCTAAGACAGATGAAAAATCACAATGCATCTTTTCTGAAAAATGTGCAAACCTTTAAATTAACATAAGACCTCTGCAAAAACATGCAAAGTGTTGTCAATAAAGCAAGATTTCTACACACCATTTTAAAGGCTTGTTTTCCGTGCCAGTAGCACCCTTTCTAGTGGTTTTgtaaaaataatttgaaggctATCAATTTTTCATCAATATGAAACTTACTTCCTAAATTTGGTTTTATCTTTGTAGCTATAAAAGAATCATTATTAATATCAGTAATAAATATATGACTGAATTATATAAATTGAAACCTCCTTTTCCCTATTACCTTCTTTCCATTAATATTCTGGTCATCATAGGAAGAAATTTTTCCAAACGAATGAATCCGGttggttcttcttcttctacctaaacaattataatttttttttaaaaaatgtatttaaatgacACAATAGAAAACTGAAAGAAAAGCAAGTTGGGTTGGAACTAGTCAATGGCTGCATGAAATATTAACGGCAGGGAAACGATCTTATAGTTTTTCCATAAACCCATGCTGGGAAATTTGCATGTATACTATGCAAGTAGATAGAAATGAATGGGATAGAAGACAGTCAAGATCATTCCTTGTCTCCTTCCCCTTTTTTCTCACTGGGCACAGGTATGCCTTAAGCTTCTCCATATAAAATACATGGTTGCTTTTAAGGGACAGTGATGGAGAGTCTGGGTCAGTGGAGGAGATTCATGGAAGGAACATTTCAGGGTCTCACAGTGTGGGCCTCATCTTTCTGTGTCTTAGTGGAACAGGGTTTGGTTCCATGCATGGCTTTAGCAGTGGAAAGAAAGATTAGGGCCTTAAATAAATGACTGGAAATGTGTTGCTCTCCAGATCTTTCTGGACTTTAGTTCTAAACTGCCCTGTTCAGCACAATCAAAGGTTAGGAATGATGCAAGCCGCAGTATAACAACATTTGGTGTACATGTTCCCCATTCttgctatagatcagtggttctcaacccgtgggtccccaggtgttttggcctacaactcccagaaatcccagccagtttgccagctgttaggatttctgggagttgaagggcaaaacatctgggcacccacaggttgaaaaccactgctataggtCATTCTTAATTTGTCCTTGTTTGCTCTTAAAAACAAAAGAATGTTCTGAACATGCATTTCTTTCTAGGTTCCCTGTTCAGAAGTGTTTACTAATTGCCAATTAAATCCTTAAATACAGTTTGGGACTTGGCATAAGAATATCTTGAAGCAAGGTTAAAGATAGTTTCTCCTATGAAGGCAGGTGTCCAGCCTGAGATAGTAGTAGTCTCTGCCACAGCTGATGGTGGGTAGAAAAATAGGGAAAATAGGacaatttcctttaaaaaattctaaaacagAACTTGCAAAGTGTAAATTATGTAAACATAAACTACCTCTGCAAGCATATCATGTAGATCCCCCTCACTTGGGCAACAGCCTAATGATCTAATGATTGTGCCAATTTCcctgaaagaaaatatatttgttaGTAAATCCATAGTACAATATAAATGTTCTGATCAGTTATCTCCTCTCCTGTCAGTTCTGTATGACCCACATCCACAGTGAACAGAAATACTTAACCTCAAGAAAAAGTTTTCTGGGGCTGCAAGTGGCTACAGAGAAGAACAGAAAACCTTTTTTCACTTAAGCATTCTTCCATTCACTTACTGTAAGTCCCAAGCCAGTTTGATTAAAAGCATATCATGTTTATTCAGCACTCGAGTCTTGAGAGAATGTGGGTGCTCTTCAAAATAATTATGATAAATACTAGTAAATTGGTAATAGTATTatcaaacaacattaaaaacacaaaatatttgTTACTAGAACAActgaaaatacaggaaaggatttGAGATCAGTGAAACAAACACTATGTTCAATAAGAAAACAGCAAAGTCAGTTTTGTTTCAAATACGGAAAATTCTCCTTTAATTCTATTTATTAAAAATGTGCAAACAAGGAAATGGAGAAGTAGGAACTTGTTTCTACATATCATAGATGTGCAAGGTTTAGCAAATAACATGTAACATAATCAAATACAAGATAATTTTCAACCCCTGAATAATTATTAATGACTTCTGACAATAAAAAAGAGTTCTGCCAAATAACCTTTTGTGGATGATAATGGGGAATTTCTGTAAATCAGACATCTTACGTGGCATTTTAATGGCGTATCAATGCATGTTCAATGACATTCGCAAGAAAACAGAGTAGATAAATAGCAAGACACTTTGAGGCAGACAACTTCACAGAGGCAAGAACTGCTTTCAGTTAAGGCTTTTATGATTTGATTGCCTTGCCTCATGCACAAGATTTTATACACGTCCAGATTATGTCATTTACATTTGTACCCTGGtatgttttatcctgcttttcctgtctttttttttctcctgcccACAGAAAATCTGTCAAGAAAAGGAACCATGGAATAGGTACACACTGTCTTTTGACAAGTACTGCTAAAAGCAGCCTTAAGCATCCATACTACTGTTTTATTGTTCCCCCATATAAAAAGTGAACATTCTAGTGATATAAATCTGTACCTATCTCATCCATGTaggtaaaaatgaaaaaaaaaatatcatCACCAGATGAAGTGATATTTGGGGAAAGTACATCCATTTTCAAGTGATTttttgcacaaacacaacaaatTATTTTTGAGGAAAATATGACTATTTCTGCCTTGTTATCAAGATATATTTAGGGAAAATATATGCATTAGATGGATGgtctgtatatttttaaaataaacagtcTTGTTCCTCTATGCTTTCTCgatgtgtgtgtgcttttgttTGACAAAGGGGAAAGTATTAGTTTTGTACAGTGGGTTATTGTGCAAAAGATGAGGGAATTAACAAGGGGAGATGAGTGTTCATCCGTTAACTTGCATCTAAGAAGCAAACAACCTTCCTGGAATTAGCATTTTGTTTTTTGACAGAATGTCCCAGTGTGTGCAGAAACTCCTTCTCATCGGGTGAAAAATTTACCACTCTTTATACCTCTAAAAGCTCcacatatatatttctgtttactATCTGCAAAATAGTACTGGTTTCAGCCTTATATTCTTACCACATCATATATTGCAATAATCACCTAGAACTTTGGGTTAACTTTATATTTCTGAAAAATAGTGGCCGTTATATATCAATACTGACTTTTTACTAGAGCTATTAAAATTTGTAGTATTACCACTGTCTAAAACAGAAGTGGGCCAAATCTGGCTCTTCAGGGGTCACCATTTTTTAGTTTTACATGACTTTCTCCCCCATTTCAAAAGGCTGAAATGCCTGTACAGCCTTGTTACGTTAAACAAGAGCTTTAAGATAAAATAGATTGGAatctttttgttctgttttttggaCATGGACGCATCTGACAATGAAACTGTAACTCCAACTTCTCTGAAACTGAAATTGACCTTTAGGTTGAAGAAGGCTCTCCACTATTAGCCTAAGCCATGGTGATATTTAGAAAGCTCTTCCAAACCTGACATCCACAGTTTTGTTGCACTCATGGTCAAAAACTTCAAAAGCATCTGTGATTTTCTTTTGAATTTCTGCTATTGCAGAttctgcaaaagaaaagaaaacatatattttagaAATCAATAACTTGTGTTTTTGCTTTTTCTGAAAACCCATCTTTATTAAGGCAActaaatgttaaaaaataatcaacttttttttagttttttggaACTGTTCATTCAGTTAGTATTAAGCAAAACTAGGAATTGTGGTGCAATTTATATTCATTCTAATTCTCTTTTTATTGTCAGTCTGACTCtgaatgttgttattttattcccTTTTTGGAAACTCAATTTGTAGTGGTCTTTGGAATTGTTTTCCCAATACAGTGAGCTTAGAATCAAACAAGATGTGATATAAAGCCCATCTTTAACTCTAGCATTTATAATTTCATGTAACGCAAACTTGATCAGTACTATGTGTTCAGAGTACATAGGTTTTGATCCATTCTTTTCCCTTGCCAAGATCTGAGTATAAATTATGGCTCCTACACCAGCTATTTCTAATACACTAGAGCCAAATGTAGTTATAGTTCGAGAATACCCACTAAAATAAGAGACTCAAGTCATCCATTACTCTGGATccaaaagtatgatcttcctggcCACTGCaaagagaagactcccacaactCACTAGACTACGGTGGGGCAAAGAATTTGCCCACACAGTTGACTACATCAACAGCATTGCTAGTATGGTCCTCAATATTATTTCTTCAAAACTTAGAATACCTTAAAACTCTGCACAGGAATGTACTGCTATTGATTTTAGAGAATCCTCAGCTTGACTGCATCCCTGAAATCCTGATCCTCTCAGAGCTTTTAATTGCAACACCTTTCACTTTTTAATTACATGAAATTGCCTCCACACTACACGATAACAGCCAGATACATCCACAGATTCTACGATCCATTGCTTGAAAAGACATCATTGTATATAAGGTGACTTGAAGATCCACAGGGTTCCTGGAAGCCAACTGCAGCCGATAGCATAGGCTCATTATAATTCTACTTGGGCTACCATGGTTCTATCCTATAgaacagtcatgggcaaacttcagccctccatgaGTTTtagattccaactcccacaatgactaacagcctaccggctggagggccaaaatttatCAATGCCTGCTATCgaattctgggatttacagtttagggAGGAATATACAAAATTCTCAGCCAAGGGAAGTCTAGTCtcccaccaaactataaatcccaagattccacaggatACAATCAAGGCAGTTTAGAGTGAAAGATGGGGGAAGTTACTCTAAGAGCCTTCTTGGTTAAAGGGTTAGCTTTAAATATCATAGCAGGAGTTGAGCATCTttgatccagaattctgaaatacttcaaaatccaaaactgtccacagaggtggctaagatagtgacacctttcctTTCTGTTGTTTTAGCTAAAAATGATAGGTCTTTCTTCTACCACTTTCAGTACCTTAGCAAATTGCATTGTGGGTTTATGCATCTTGCCGGCAGCACAAATGCAGAAGAACCTGGCGCAAACCACTTTctcctgctgttaggaattgtggtagttgaagtccaaaacacctggagggccgaggtttgcccatgcctggtgtagatgcatcataCCTTGCAGGCTGATGCCTTTGAGCAAATACGATGTTTCCCAAATTGGAAAAGGGAGAACAATGGTTTGTTTGGATCTGATGGCATCTTTTCTTGTTATGCCCCCTCAAGTCATTTCCCACGGCATGACTGGTTTGTTGctttccactgaggctgagagagcatgactttcaGTGGGTTTCTGAATCCGAGCGAGAATTCGAACCCTGTTCCCTGGAATCTAGTGATCAAATACTGCACTAACTCTTGCTCACATCTTCCCCCATCCATCATAATCATTGTGTCTCTCTGTGTTTATATCTTCATATTGAGATGTTTTCTATAGCTATCAGTTTTCTAAGGGCATCTTTGTTAAGGTTGCCCTATGTATTCATGATCTGCTCACCTTTCAATGCATTTTCCAGGTACCCATCATAGAGAACCTCctgttatgtgttgtcgaaggctttcatggccagaatcactggattggtgtgagttttccaggctgtatggccatgctccagaagcattattttctgacgtttcgcctgaatctatggcagacatcctcagagattgtgaggtatgttggaaagtaggcaactgggatttatatatctttggaagcttcagggtgggagaaaactcttgtctgtttgaggaaggtgtgaatgtttcaattggccaccttgattagcattgaatagcctttcagcttcaagatctcgctgcttcctgcctgggggaatcctttgttgggaggtgttagctggctattcaatgctaatcaaggtggccaattgaaaccttAACccgtctccaacagacaagagttttttctcccaccctggacattacacagatatataaatcccgtttgcccagtttccaacagacctcacaacgtctgaggatggctatcatagatgtgggcgaaacgtcaggagagaatgcttctggaacatggccatacagcccggaaaacgcacaacaacccagtgattccagccatgaaagccttcgacaatatatatTCAATatgggtttttccccccaaacctTTTCATTCTTTTAGAGAGGGACCATGTATTGTGCCCGCAGGGGTGAAGTGAGGAAGGGAGCCTGCGACACAGGCCGCCATTAACAAGAGGGGGGAAGCCATGCTATGCTCAAAGCAGCAGAAGGCCCGCTGCGAGAAAGGCCCCCGCTTTCTTCCCCTGGTCCCCTCTTCTCTCCATGGCATCTTCTCCCTTCTTGAGTGGGTCTAACAAAACAAAAGGCTGCTTACCCGCGGCGGTGGCTTCTTTCTCCTCGGCCGCCATGCCCTCGTCGCCTCAGGGGTTGCCATGGCGACGCAAAGGCGCACTTTGGGCCCGCCGCTCCTGAGGGCAGAAACTGGGGAAGGAGGGATTTCCCGCCTCTTTCTCCCCAGCAGGATATAACTGGCCTGGGCAAGCTTtggtcccttcctttcccctctcagccGTTAAGGAAACGGGGGgaaagggacctgaggctgttaggcatggtgggagttgaagtccaaatccccTGGAGGAAAGGCCTAAGCTTTGCCCAGGCCTGGGATACAATGACGCGCTGCtttatgtgtatttatttatttattttaaatagagCTATATTTgtatgttatggaatcatagcgttggaagagacctcgtgggccatccagtccaacccttctgccaaggagcaggaaaatcgcattcagaagcacccccgacagttggccatccagcctctgcttaaaagcctcctccACCACACTACCcccggcagagagttccactgctgaacagctctcacagtgaggaagttcttcctaatgttcaggtggaatttcctttgctGTAATTAGAAGTtcttgttctgcgtcctagtctccagggcagcaaaaaacaagcttgctccctcctccgtatgacttcccctcacatatttatacatggccctcatcatgtctcctctcagccttctgcaggctaaaaatgcccaactctttaagccactcctcatagggcgtgttctccagacccttgattattttagtcccCCTCTTCTAgccaccttccagcttgtcaacatctcccttcaattgcggtgcccagaattggacacagtattccaggtgtggtctgatcaaggcagaatagaaaggtagTATTACTTCCCTggctctagaccagtgattcccaaagtggacgcTACCGTCCCCTGGTGGGCGctacagcgatccaggggggcagtgatggccacaggtgcatttgccatatgcattaatacatatatctttctgtttaattgctattaaaaatttaaaaaagaatttccagGGGGCGTGgattaatattttttctggaaagggggtggtaggccaaataagtttgggaaccactgatctagacattatactcctatttctGCGAGCCAAAATCCCATTATTATTTTTAGCCGCCACATTACATTATTGGCTCATATTtatcttgttgtccatgaggtTCACTCAACACATACTGCTGTCGGGCCAGGCATCCTCCATTCTGTAGctttatggtagtgtagactcttataatccagttcgaagcagatcatgtgaatgatctgctttgataatctggattatatggcagtgtataaggagCCCCAatgtcctagtccagcactcaaaccactaaaccacacaGGCTCTTTAGGTACATAGTGggtcccacatctatggcatgttAAGACTACTATCCATTTACAATATGTTATTACTGCCTCGTCTAATTTCAGCTCCATTGTGGTCATTCAAATGCACATTGTAAAAATGTATGATCATTTACCAATTGCAAGACTAAGAACTTGCACTTTAAATACTTTGAGAGACTGAGCAAAAAAAGTGATGCATTTGCATTCTTGTCAGAAAACCTTCTTCCTAATTTAGCATTTTCCTAGCATACATGTACACCATTCTTAGAACAAAGATATGTCTCCATTTGCCCATGCTCTGTTCAGATagcagccagcatgccaatgacttaaatcaagaaacagcctcctaagatcaacagagatacttgcaggaacacctcagcaagcgagagtccaaaagtggtatGTTAAAAtctagaacctcaatcagtggctgacgccagatgagagactccaccCTGGgcgcacagaagactgggcaacttggaaggcgctgaacagactgtgctctggcaccacaagatgcagatccAATCTTAATAAAAgaagctacaaagtggagtccatgacatgcgaatgtggagaagagcaaaccacagaccacatactacaatgcagtctgagccttgccacatgcacattggagggccttctcacagcgacagcagaggcacttgaagtggccagttctggtcaaaggaaatttagcataatgccaagtttttaactttgtggcttttaaaatacattacaactgtattctcaatttgcttctgacacaataaataaaacaaaattgcaCCAAAAACTCTGAATCTGAGAGTGTAGTATGTTATAGACTGgacctacactgccctatatcccaggatctgatctcaggttatctgctttgaactggattataagagttttcactgccatataatctaggttcagatcctgggatatagggctgtgtagaaggtgccattgtgtgccttcaggttgttccCTGTGTATGGTGACCATACGCTATCatggggtttgcttttgcctttctctgaggctgagagattgtgggGGGTGACATGTCcaagtggggattcgaaccctggtttccagagtcataaccCAATGCTTAAACTGATGCTACACTGCTACACTGATGCTCAAATTAACTATGTCTACCAACCACCACATAGTATGGTCATGTACCATTCATTGTCATGAGAATTAGGGAAGGACAAATTATATTGAAAAATAATACCAAACAGAATTAATATTGTGAATTTATAGTCATTTGTTCCAAATCTCAATATTTGTGGGAATAAGTCTTACGGACACAAATTCCTATTCTATGGTGTTTCTTTACATTTTTGTAATCATAACTTTAACCCACTGTCAAAATGTAACAGAAGAAGTGTTATGTTAGATTAGTCCAGAGGTCTGAATTTGCTGAATCTGTTGGGCTGCTGCCACTGCATCttgtagagcagagctttccaaatatttcatgttggtgacatactttttagacatgcatcattttgtgacacaataattcaattttactagcaaactggaagtTAAACCAACCCTTATAAGGGATACAGacgcatacataaattgtaatagcaaaatatattgggggggggggaacaacaTAGCTTatgaaaatatttctattttaaaatataaatttgtaagataataacatttccaagatttttgtcattgctCGTTACATTCTCACAACACACTGTTGCTGTGTGAAGATGTACTTCTTTAATTTGTCCTGAATCACTCAACTTCGGTGGATGACTCAGTTCTAGAAAatatgtcaa
Encoded here:
- the efcab2 gene encoding dynein regulatory complex protein 8 isoform X1: MAAEEKEATAAESAIAEIQKKITDAFEVFDHECNKTVDVREIGTIIRSLGCCPSEGDLHDMLAEVEEEEPTGFIRLEKFLPMMTRILMERRYRPIPEDILLRAFEVLDQNKCGHLTKDELIKYMTEEGTGIVCPLQMLLRCHPVQLVLCIHGFYMVPGAKPTDTSFCRQNTFYTCVISR
- the efcab2 gene encoding dynein regulatory complex protein 8 isoform X3, which produces MAAEEKEATAAESAIAEIQKKITDAFEVFDHECNKTVDVREIGTIIRSLGCCPSEGDLHDMLAEVEEEEPTGFIRLEKFLPMMTRILMERRYRPIPEDILLRAFEVLDQNKCGHLTKDELIKYMTEEGDEMWVHHYNLR
- the efcab2 gene encoding dynein regulatory complex protein 8 isoform X2, which codes for MAAEEKEATAAESAIAEIQKKITDAFEVFDHECNKTVDVREIGTIIRSLGCCPSEGDLHDMLAEVEEEEPTGFIRLEKFLPMMTRILMERRYRPIPEDILLRAFEVLDQNKCGHLTKDELIKYMTEEGEPFTQEEMEEMLSAAVDPETNTVRYKDYISMMVVDEN